A single genomic interval of Hafnia alvei harbors:
- the sdhC gene encoding succinate dehydrogenase cytochrome b556 subunit: protein MIKNVEKLSKKQRPVNLDLQTIRFPVTAIASILHRASGVITFVSLGILLWLLGLSLSSPEGFVQAAAVMDSFIVKFIVWGILTALAYHICGGIRHMLMDFGYIEESFAAGSRTAYVSFAITVVLSILAGVLVW, encoded by the coding sequence ATGATAAAAAATGTCGAAAAGCTTTCAAAAAAACAAAGACCCGTCAATCTGGATCTGCAAACGATCCGATTTCCCGTCACTGCGATAGCCTCCATATTACACCGCGCTTCAGGTGTGATTACCTTTGTATCACTCGGTATTCTGCTTTGGTTGCTGGGACTTTCTCTTTCTTCTCCAGAAGGGTTTGTTCAGGCCGCAGCGGTTATGGATAGCTTTATCGTTAAATTCATTGTGTGGGGCATCCTCACCGCATTGGCGTACCACATCTGTGGTGGTATTCGTCACATGTTGATGGATTTTGGCTACATCGAAGAGAGTTTCGCCGCAGGTAGTCGCACAGCTTATGTTTCTTTTGCGATCACCGTCGTACTTTCTATTTTAGCTGGAGTCCTCGTATGGTAA
- the sdhA gene encoding succinate dehydrogenase flavoprotein subunit — protein sequence MSQSVSGLEVREFDAVVIGAGGAGMRAALQISQMGLSCALLSKVFPTRSHTVSAQGGITVALGNTHEDNWEWHMYDTVKGSDYIGDQDAIEYMCKTGPEAILELEHMGLPFSRLDDGKIYQRPFGGQSKNFGGEQAARTAAAADRTGHALLHTLYQQNLKNHTTIFSEWYALDLVKNQDGAVVGTTAICIETGEVVYFKAKATILATGGAGRIYQSTTNAHINTGDGVGMALRAGVPVQDMEMWQFHPTGIAGAGVLVTEGCRGEGGYLLNKHGERFMERYAPNAKDLAGRDVVARSIMIEIREGRGCDGPWGPHAKLKLDHLGKDVLEARLPGILELSRTFAHVDPVKEPIPVIPTCHYMMGGIPTKVTGQALTVNEKGEDVVIPGLFAVGEIACVSVHGANRLGGNSLLDLVVFGRSAGLHLQECLTEQGPSRDASESDIEASLDRMNRWNNTRSGEDPVQIRKDLQSCMQHNFSVFREGDAMAKGLEELKVIRERLKSARLDDTSSDFNTQRVECLELDNLMETAFATAVSANFRTESRGAHSRFDFPDRDDANWLCHSLYLPQTESMTRRSVNMEPKLRPAFPPKIRTY from the coding sequence ATGAGTCAGTCAGTTAGTGGTCTTGAAGTAAGAGAATTTGATGCTGTTGTTATCGGTGCGGGTGGCGCAGGTATGCGTGCCGCGCTGCAAATCTCCCAGATGGGACTGTCTTGCGCCCTGTTATCTAAAGTATTCCCAACGCGTTCACATACCGTATCCGCTCAGGGCGGTATTACGGTTGCACTGGGTAACACCCATGAAGATAACTGGGAATGGCATATGTATGACACGGTGAAAGGTTCCGACTATATCGGTGACCAAGACGCCATTGAATATATGTGTAAAACCGGCCCAGAGGCGATTCTAGAATTAGAACACATGGGACTGCCATTCTCGCGTTTAGACGATGGCAAAATTTATCAGCGTCCGTTTGGTGGCCAGTCCAAAAACTTTGGCGGCGAGCAAGCGGCACGTACCGCAGCGGCGGCTGACCGTACCGGTCATGCGCTGTTGCATACGCTTTATCAGCAGAACCTGAAAAACCACACCACGATTTTCTCCGAGTGGTACGCGCTGGATCTGGTGAAAAACCAAGACGGTGCCGTGGTTGGAACAACGGCTATCTGTATCGAAACCGGTGAAGTGGTTTACTTCAAAGCGAAAGCCACCATTTTGGCGACCGGCGGTGCAGGACGTATTTACCAGTCAACGACTAACGCGCATATCAATACCGGCGACGGCGTGGGTATGGCGCTGCGTGCTGGGGTTCCGGTACAGGATATGGAGATGTGGCAGTTCCACCCAACCGGTATCGCCGGTGCGGGGGTTCTGGTTACCGAAGGTTGCCGTGGTGAAGGCGGTTATTTGCTGAATAAACACGGTGAGCGTTTCATGGAGCGTTATGCGCCAAACGCGAAAGACCTTGCAGGCCGTGACGTGGTTGCACGCTCCATCATGATTGAAATTCGTGAAGGCCGTGGCTGTGATGGTCCTTGGGGGCCGCATGCCAAACTGAAACTGGATCATCTGGGCAAAGACGTGCTTGAAGCACGCCTGCCGGGGATCTTGGAACTGTCGCGTACCTTTGCGCACGTGGATCCGGTGAAAGAGCCGATTCCGGTTATCCCAACCTGCCACTATATGATGGGCGGGATCCCAACCAAAGTTACGGGCCAAGCGTTAACCGTGAATGAGAAGGGTGAAGACGTGGTGATCCCTGGGCTGTTCGCGGTTGGCGAAATTGCCTGCGTATCGGTTCATGGGGCTAACCGCCTAGGCGGTAACTCATTGCTTGACCTCGTGGTATTTGGCCGTTCTGCTGGCCTGCATTTGCAAGAGTGCCTGACCGAACAAGGTCCAAGCCGTGACGCTAGCGAATCTGATATTGAAGCGTCTTTGGATCGTATGAATCGTTGGAACAACACCCGCAGCGGTGAAGATCCGGTTCAAATCCGTAAAGATCTCCAGTCTTGCATGCAGCATAACTTCTCGGTATTCCGCGAAGGTGATGCGATGGCGAAAGGCTTGGAAGAACTGAAAGTGATCCGTGAGCGTCTGAAAAGCGCACGTCTGGACGATACTTCTAGCGATTTCAACACCCAACGCGTTGAGTGCTTGGAATTGGATAACCTGATGGAAACTGCTTTTGCGACCGCAGTTTCAGCGAACTTCCGTACCGAAAGCCGTGGCGCACATAGCCGCTTCGACTTCCCAGATCGTGATGACGCTAACTGGCTGTGCCATAGCCTGTATCTGCCGCAAACCGAGAGCATGACACGCCGCAGCGTGAACATGGAACCTAAGCTACGTCCGGCGTTCCCGCCGAAGATCCGTACTTATTGA
- the sdhD gene encoding succinate dehydrogenase membrane anchor subunit, with protein sequence MVTPNSKTSASALGRNGIHDWLLLRAAAIVITLYVLYILGFIFTADSLTYEIWRGFFASNITKVFTVLTLVSILAHAWIGMWQVLTDYIKPLALRLILQLVIVVALVVYLVYGTLVVWGA encoded by the coding sequence ATGGTAACCCCAAACTCAAAAACCAGTGCATCAGCCTTAGGCCGTAATGGGATACATGATTGGTTACTGCTGCGTGCGGCGGCCATCGTTATTACTTTATATGTCCTCTACATTCTCGGTTTTATCTTCACCGCAGATTCTCTGACCTATGAAATCTGGCGCGGATTCTTCGCCTCTAACATCACTAAAGTCTTTACCGTGCTCACGTTGGTATCCATTTTGGCTCACGCCTGGATTGGTATGTGGCAAGTGTTAACGGATTACATTAAACCGCTGGCATTACGGCTGATTCTACAGCTCGTTATCGTTGTCGCGCTGGTGGTTTACTTGGTTTACGGAACATTAGTTGTGTGGGGTGCCTAA
- a CDS encoding citrate synthase codes for MANKKATLTLDSETIELDVLSGTLGAEEIDIRSLGSKGYFTFDPGFTSTASCESKITYIDGDEGILLHRGFPIDELAKNSNYLEVSYILLYGEAPTAKEYETFKTTVTRHTMIHEQITRLFHGFRRDSHPMAVMCGVTASLAAFYHDSLDVNNERHREIAAYRLLSKMPTLAAMCYKYSLGQPFVYPKNDLSYAGNFLNMMFSTPCEEYVVNPILERAMDRILILHADHEQNASTSTVRTAGSSGANPFACIAAGIASLWGPAHGGANEAALKMLEEISSVDHIPEFVRRAKDKNDSFRLMGFGHRVYKNYDPRATVMRETCHEVLRELNLQDDLLEVAMELEHIALNDPYFIEKKLYPNVDFYSGIILKAMGIPSSMFTVIFAMARTVGWIAHWNEMHDDGIKIARPRQLYTGYDKRPFESQLKK; via the coding sequence ATGGCTAACAAGAAAGCGACGCTGACGCTCGATTCCGAAACAATTGAACTTGATGTACTTTCGGGCACGTTGGGCGCAGAAGAGATTGATATTCGTAGCCTCGGTTCAAAGGGCTACTTCACGTTTGACCCAGGATTCACCTCCACGGCCTCTTGCGAATCAAAAATCACCTATATCGACGGTGACGAAGGCATCCTGCTGCATCGCGGTTTCCCAATCGATGAGCTGGCGAAAAACTCCAACTATTTGGAAGTTAGCTACATCCTGCTTTACGGCGAAGCCCCAACGGCAAAAGAGTACGAAACCTTTAAAACCACGGTCACTCGCCACACCATGATCCACGAACAGATTACCCGTCTGTTCCACGGTTTCCGTCGCGACTCTCACCCAATGGCGGTGATGTGCGGTGTTACCGCCTCTCTGGCGGCGTTCTATCATGACTCGTTAGACGTTAACAACGAACGCCATCGTGAGATTGCGGCATATCGTCTGTTGTCTAAAATGCCAACGCTGGCGGCGATGTGCTACAAATATTCACTCGGCCAACCGTTTGTTTATCCGAAGAATGATCTGTCTTACGCTGGCAACTTCTTGAACATGATGTTCTCTACGCCGTGTGAAGAATATGTGGTCAACCCAATCCTTGAGCGCGCCATGGATCGTATTTTAATCCTACACGCTGACCACGAACAAAACGCATCGACCTCAACCGTTCGTACCGCAGGCTCTTCCGGTGCTAATCCCTTTGCCTGTATCGCAGCGGGTATTGCCTCGCTGTGGGGACCTGCGCACGGCGGTGCAAACGAAGCCGCACTGAAAATGCTGGAAGAAATCAGCTCTGTTGATCACATTCCAGAGTTTGTTCGTCGTGCCAAAGACAAAAACGACTCTTTCCGCCTGATGGGCTTCGGTCACCGTGTTTATAAAAACTATGACCCACGCGCTACCGTGATGCGTGAAACCTGTCACGAAGTGTTGAGAGAATTGAACCTGCAAGATGACCTGCTGGAAGTGGCGATGGAGCTGGAACACATCGCGCTGAACGACCCGTACTTCATCGAGAAAAAACTGTATCCAAACGTCGACTTCTACTCTGGCATCATTTTGAAAGCTATGGGTATTCCGTCTTCAATGTTTACCGTTATCTTCGCTATGGCACGTACCGTTGGCTGGATTGCCCATTGGAACGAAATGCACGACGACGGCATTAAAATTGCGCGTCCTCGTCAGCTGTACACCGGCTACGACAAACGTCCGTTTGAGTCTCAGTTGAAGAAATAA
- the pxpA gene encoding 5-oxoprolinase subunit PxpA, whose protein sequence is MIDLNADLGEGGANDYALLKLVSSANIACGYHAGDDATMRQSVIWAKELGVAIGAHPSFADRENFGRSRQNLPPDEVYQLVTEQLHALNRHCLALGATLRHVKPHGMLYNQAAVEPALAHAIARAVLDFNPALRLVGLAGSALISEGQALGLTTWQEVFADRNYQSDGSLVARSEPNALITDDQQALRHTLMMVQHHQVVTPQGDIVPVQADTVCLHGDNAHALDFARLLRAHFSQQGIKVSAE, encoded by the coding sequence GTGATTGATCTCAATGCGGATTTAGGCGAAGGCGGGGCGAACGACTATGCGCTGCTAAAGCTGGTTAGCTCAGCCAATATCGCCTGTGGATACCACGCCGGTGATGATGCAACCATGCGACAGTCGGTTATTTGGGCCAAGGAGTTGGGCGTCGCTATCGGCGCACATCCTAGCTTTGCTGACCGAGAAAACTTTGGCCGCAGCCGTCAAAACCTGCCACCGGATGAGGTTTATCAGTTGGTTACTGAACAGCTTCATGCGCTCAATCGGCATTGTTTGGCGCTGGGTGCAACCCTGCGGCACGTGAAACCCCATGGCATGCTCTACAACCAAGCTGCGGTGGAGCCTGCGCTGGCGCATGCCATTGCGCGTGCCGTGCTGGATTTTAACCCCGCCCTGCGTTTGGTTGGTCTGGCGGGAAGCGCACTGATAAGTGAGGGGCAGGCATTAGGTTTAACCACATGGCAGGAAGTTTTTGCCGACCGCAACTATCAGTCTGATGGTTCTTTAGTTGCGCGTAGTGAACCTAATGCGTTAATCACTGATGACCAACAGGCACTGCGACACACCCTGATGATGGTACAACATCATCAGGTGGTGACCCCTCAGGGCGATATTGTGCCTGTTCAGGCTGACACCGTGTGTTTGCACGGCGACAATGCGCATGCGTTGGATTTCGCACGTTTGTTACGCGCCCATTTTTCGCAGCAAGGGATTAAGGTCAGCGCTGAGTGA
- the pxpC gene encoding 5-oxoprolinase subunit PxpC, producing MLKIIRAGLQTTVQDQGRHGFRGQGVSLGGALDAPALYAANILVGNKGTDAGLEITLGECTVEFARDGWMALTGAGCDAYLDKQRIWTGWNYPVRAGQRLMLHRPKRGMRSYLAVSGGIDVPEVLGSRSTDLTGGFGGLDGRKLNDGDSLPLGDVRFVPKKSQGIKQLLFNNYIRVLPGPEFQEFSPQEQDFFWRTPWHLSPQSNRMGYRLTGHSLKRESSREMFAHGLLPGVIQVPHGGQPIVLMADAQTTGGYPRIACVIEADLYHLAQIRLGEPIHFIRCTLAQAQQAYKEQRIYLRQLERGIQGD from the coding sequence ATGTTGAAAATTATTCGTGCGGGTTTGCAAACGACGGTACAGGATCAGGGGCGTCATGGCTTTCGTGGCCAGGGCGTGAGTTTAGGTGGTGCTTTGGACGCGCCCGCGCTGTACGCCGCGAATATCTTGGTAGGAAATAAAGGCACTGACGCAGGGCTTGAGATCACCCTCGGTGAATGTACGGTGGAGTTTGCCCGCGATGGCTGGATGGCATTAACCGGCGCGGGGTGCGATGCCTATCTGGATAAGCAGCGTATCTGGACCGGCTGGAATTATCCGGTTCGTGCGGGACAACGTTTGATGTTACACCGCCCTAAGCGCGGCATGCGTAGCTATCTTGCCGTCAGCGGAGGGATTGATGTGCCCGAAGTATTGGGATCGCGAAGCACCGATCTCACCGGCGGCTTTGGCGGATTGGACGGGCGAAAATTAAACGATGGCGATAGCTTACCTTTGGGCGATGTGCGCTTTGTGCCGAAAAAATCCCAAGGTATTAAGCAACTACTTTTCAACAACTATATCCGTGTGTTGCCGGGGCCAGAGTTTCAGGAATTTAGCCCGCAGGAACAGGACTTTTTCTGGCGTACACCGTGGCATCTCAGCCCGCAAAGTAATCGTATGGGCTATCGCTTAACCGGACATTCGTTGAAACGCGAGAGTTCACGCGAGATGTTTGCACATGGTCTATTGCCCGGCGTTATTCAGGTGCCTCACGGCGGTCAGCCGATTGTGCTGATGGCTGATGCGCAAACCACCGGCGGATATCCGCGTATTGCCTGTGTGATCGAAGCCGATCTCTATCATTTGGCACAGATCCGCCTCGGTGAGCCGATTCACTTTATTCGTTGCACGCTGGCACAAGCCCAGCAGGCGTATAAAGAACAGAGAATTTATCTGCGCCAGCTGGAGCGAGGGATTCAGGGTGATTGA
- the pxpB gene encoding 5-oxoprolinase subunit PxpB: MQKARCYLLGERAAVLELEPPLSLESQKRIWSLTTRLREYPNVAEVIPGMNNITLLLSVPQADPVEALEKLQQWWEESESAQPEVRHIDIPVIYGGAEGPDLEEVARLHNLTARQTVELHSSAEYVVYFLGFQPGFGYLGGLPEALHTPRRAVPRVKVPQGSVGIGGSHTGVYPLASPGGWQIIGNTPLALFDPQASSSTLLRPGDSVRFVPQKEGVC; the protein is encoded by the coding sequence TTGCAAAAAGCACGATGTTATCTGTTAGGTGAACGCGCGGCGGTGTTAGAACTTGAGCCCCCTTTGTCTTTAGAGAGTCAAAAGCGTATTTGGTCGTTAACCACGCGCCTGCGCGAGTATCCGAACGTAGCGGAAGTGATTCCCGGTATGAACAACATTACTCTGCTGCTATCGGTACCGCAGGCCGATCCGGTTGAAGCGCTGGAAAAACTACAGCAGTGGTGGGAAGAGAGCGAGTCTGCCCAGCCAGAAGTGCGGCACATTGATATCCCCGTGATCTATGGCGGAGCAGAAGGGCCCGATCTAGAAGAGGTGGCTCGATTGCATAATCTGACCGCACGTCAGACCGTCGAGCTGCACAGCAGCGCCGAATATGTGGTCTATTTCCTCGGTTTTCAGCCGGGCTTCGGTTATTTGGGCGGTTTGCCTGAGGCGTTGCATACGCCACGACGCGCGGTTCCCAGAGTGAAAGTGCCGCAGGGCTCGGTGGGTATCGGCGGCAGCCATACCGGTGTTTATCCGCTAGCATCTCCCGGTGGTTGGCAAATTATTGGCAATACGCCGCTGGCGTTATTTGATCCTCAGGCTTCGTCATCAACCTTGCTACGTCCCGGTGATAGCGTGCGCTTTGTACCGCAGAAGGAGGGAGTATGTTGA
- the xapA gene encoding xanthosine phosphorylase yields MSFSHCDNFPFHAAEIIRAAKPGFKPRIALILGSGLGVFADQLDNKVAISYQDLPGFPVSTVVGHAGELVLGSINGVDVVCMKGRGHFYEGKGMGIMTPAVRTFKLLGCEFLFCTNAAGSLNTGIPAGSLVALNDHINTMPSTPLVGPNDERFGPRFFSLANAYDADLRSRLHQTAESLSLKLHEGIFVSYPGPNFETAAEIRMMQMIGGDVVGMSVVPEVIAARHCGLKVLAVSAITNMAEGLSDVELSHEQTLKCAAMVTDDFVRLIGTFVAGYAQ; encoded by the coding sequence ATGTCTTTCTCACATTGTGATAACTTCCCTTTTCATGCCGCAGAGATCATCCGTGCGGCTAAGCCCGGATTCAAACCACGCATTGCGCTCATTCTCGGCTCCGGTTTAGGTGTATTTGCCGACCAGCTTGATAACAAAGTCGCTATTTCCTATCAGGATCTGCCCGGTTTTCCCGTCAGTACCGTCGTCGGCCATGCCGGAGAGTTAGTGTTAGGTTCGATCAACGGCGTAGACGTTGTCTGTATGAAAGGACGCGGACATTTCTATGAAGGCAAAGGCATGGGGATCATGACCCCAGCGGTACGCACCTTCAAACTTTTGGGCTGTGAATTCCTGTTTTGTACCAACGCGGCTGGCTCTCTGAATACCGGTATTCCCGCTGGGAGCTTGGTGGCACTTAACGATCACATTAACACCATGCCTTCAACGCCGCTGGTTGGCCCTAATGATGAACGTTTTGGCCCGCGTTTCTTCAGCCTCGCCAACGCCTATGACGCCGACCTGCGTAGCCGCCTGCATCAAACCGCCGAATCTTTGTCGCTAAAACTGCACGAAGGGATATTCGTTTCCTATCCGGGGCCTAACTTCGAAACCGCCGCTGAAATCCGCATGATGCAAATGATCGGCGGCGACGTGGTGGGGATGTCTGTGGTGCCTGAAGTGATTGCGGCTCGCCACTGCGGCCTGAAAGTGCTGGCGGTTTCAGCCATCACCAACATGGCTGAAGGCCTGAGCGACGTCGAGCTTTCTCACGAACAAACGCTGAAATGCGCTGCCATGGTAACCGACGACTTTGTCCGCCTGATCGGTACATTTGTTGCGGGCTATGCGCAGTAA
- a CDS encoding succinate dehydrogenase iron-sulfur subunit, whose amino-acid sequence MKVEFSVYRYNPDVDNAPRMQDYTLEAEEGRDMMLLDALILLKEQDPTLAFRRSCREGVCGSDGVNMNGKNGLACITPVSTLQRSGKKIVIRPLPGLPVVRDLVVDMGQFYTQYEKIKPYLLNDGKNPPAREHLQMPEQREKLDGLYECILCACCSTSCPSFWWNPDKFIGPAGLLASYRFLIDSRDTETDSRLDDLDDAFSVFRCHSIMNCVNVCPKGLNPTRAIGHIKSMLLHRSA is encoded by the coding sequence ATGAAAGTAGAGTTTTCTGTATATCGCTATAACCCGGACGTCGATAACGCGCCACGGATGCAAGATTACACCCTAGAGGCCGAAGAAGGCCGCGACATGATGCTGCTCGATGCGCTGATTTTGCTTAAAGAGCAAGATCCAACGCTGGCTTTCCGCCGCTCTTGCCGTGAAGGGGTTTGCGGTTCTGACGGTGTGAACATGAACGGTAAGAACGGACTGGCCTGTATCACGCCGGTTTCAACCCTACAGCGTTCAGGCAAAAAAATTGTTATCCGTCCGCTGCCAGGCTTGCCTGTCGTGCGCGACTTGGTCGTCGACATGGGCCAGTTTTACACCCAATACGAAAAAATTAAGCCTTATCTGCTTAACGACGGTAAAAATCCTCCGGCACGCGAGCATTTGCAGATGCCGGAACAGCGTGAGAAGTTAGATGGTTTGTACGAATGTATTCTTTGTGCATGCTGTTCAACCTCATGCCCATCGTTCTGGTGGAACCCGGATAAGTTTATCGGCCCAGCGGGTCTGCTGGCATCGTATCGTTTCTTAATTGATAGCCGTGACACCGAAACGGATAGCCGTTTAGACGATTTAGACGACGCTTTCAGCGTATTCCGCTGCCATAGCATTATGAACTGCGTCAATGTGTGTCCAAAAGGCTTGAACCCGACCCGTGCAATTGGTCATATTAAGTCTATGTTGCTTCACCGCAGTGCTTAA
- the tsgA gene encoding MFS transporter TsgA: MTESSFSRVNMNAISYLSYYFVGALVSTLGIVLGPLCDAFHKDYSFIGQVFTLMNLGMFLPIMLGGLLMKKWGLQKPLVIASAVTVIVSIVLFLSPTLTVFSVAVTLIGACGGIFMTIGSYLVVRINPEEKKRSSSLIFTDFFFSLAGATLSVVLAWMFKLGANWLAMYAIMGAIGALMLSITLRSRFPTTEAPAETSTHAVQTTAEPWGAAIYLLCFALFAFLLAEPIFTMWTPTYLQDRFHITPENAALFTACYWWAKATGLFVNQFTVKLMKLRTFLLACALIGMASILVITTSTNTQLIMVACGVFGFFNSGLFSGLMSYGSLQVRHSPPTLISALLTCGTVGTLLFATVSSLMNSYYGLHWALGTAAISYGLLLIALLAAIALSRAEKISHAKATQASA, encoded by the coding sequence ATGACAGAGTCATCTTTCTCTCGCGTGAATATGAACGCGATTTCCTACCTCAGTTACTATTTTGTGGGCGCACTGGTTTCTACCTTGGGTATCGTTCTCGGCCCGCTGTGCGACGCATTTCACAAAGACTACAGCTTCATTGGTCAGGTGTTTACGCTGATGAATCTGGGGATGTTCCTACCGATCATGCTCGGCGGACTCTTGATGAAAAAATGGGGTCTGCAAAAGCCATTGGTGATCGCCTCCGCCGTCACCGTGATCGTCAGCATCGTACTGTTTCTTAGCCCCACGCTCACCGTCTTCAGCGTCGCCGTGACCTTGATTGGCGCCTGCGGGGGCATATTTATGACCATCGGCAGTTATTTGGTGGTTCGCATCAATCCTGAAGAGAAAAAACGCTCTTCCAGCCTAATTTTTACCGACTTTTTCTTCAGTTTAGCGGGGGCAACGCTCTCGGTCGTGCTCGCTTGGATGTTTAAACTCGGTGCAAACTGGTTAGCCATGTACGCGATTATGGGCGCAATCGGTGCTTTAATGTTGTCCATCACCTTGCGTAGCCGCTTTCCAACCACCGAAGCACCGGCTGAAACCTCAACGCACGCCGTCCAAACCACGGCAGAACCATGGGGAGCCGCTATTTATCTGCTCTGCTTTGCGCTGTTCGCTTTCTTATTGGCTGAACCTATTTTCACCATGTGGACACCAACCTATCTGCAAGATCGCTTCCACATCACGCCGGAAAACGCTGCGCTGTTCACGGCATGCTACTGGTGGGCGAAAGCCACGGGTCTGTTCGTTAACCAATTCACTGTCAAATTAATGAAGCTACGCACCTTCCTGTTAGCTTGCGCGCTGATCGGAATGGCCTCCATTCTAGTGATCACCACCAGCACAAATACCCAGCTCATCATGGTCGCCTGCGGCGTATTTGGCTTCTTCAACTCCGGATTATTCTCTGGATTGATGAGCTATGGTTCACTTCAGGTGCGCCACAGCCCGCCAACCCTTATCTCTGCCCTACTCACCTGTGGCACCGTGGGTACATTGCTGTTTGCAACCGTGTCATCGCTGATGAACTCCTACTACGGGCTGCATTGGGCATTGGGAACCGCGGCAATTTCGTATGGCTTATTGCTGATTGCGTTATTGGCCGCCATCGCACTCAGCCGTGCTGAAAAAATATCTCATGCCAAAGCAACCCAAGCCTCGGCCTAG
- the nei gene encoding endonuclease VIII gives MPEGPEIRRAADKLTDAVVGKTLTEVWFAFPQLKHYQSQLVGEKIEDIETRGKALLTHFSNGLTMYSHNQLYGVWKIVDAGETPDTKRDLRVRLETEDKAILLYSASDITIAPREEIAQHPFLQRVGPDVLDLRLNATQVKGRLMQPAFRRRQFGGLLLDQRFLAGLGNYLRVEILWDAELAPTHNAQSLREDQLEHLSHALLDIPRLSYNTRGTMDDDVHHGALFQFKVFHRAGEPCLRCGEMIEKTMISSRPFYWCPNCQR, from the coding sequence ATGCCAGAAGGCCCAGAGATTCGTCGCGCTGCGGATAAGCTCACCGATGCCGTAGTGGGCAAAACGCTGACCGAAGTGTGGTTTGCGTTTCCTCAGTTAAAGCATTATCAGTCACAGCTGGTAGGCGAAAAAATTGAAGACATTGAAACGCGTGGTAAAGCGTTACTGACGCACTTTTCCAATGGCTTAACCATGTATAGCCATAATCAGCTCTACGGGGTGTGGAAAATCGTTGATGCGGGCGAAACGCCGGATACCAAACGCGATCTGCGCGTTCGTCTTGAAACCGAAGATAAAGCCATTTTGTTATATAGCGCGTCGGATATCACCATCGCACCGCGTGAGGAGATCGCACAGCATCCGTTTTTACAACGGGTTGGGCCGGATGTTTTAGATTTGCGGCTGAATGCGACGCAGGTCAAAGGGCGTTTGATGCAGCCTGCGTTTCGTCGCCGTCAGTTTGGCGGATTATTGCTGGATCAGCGCTTTTTAGCGGGGTTAGGTAACTATCTGCGGGTTGAGATTTTGTGGGATGCTGAGCTGGCGCCAACGCATAACGCCCAGTCGCTGCGTGAAGATCAGCTTGAGCACCTATCCCATGCGCTGTTGGATATTCCTCGGCTTTCGTATAACACCCGTGGAACGATGGATGACGATGTGCATCATGGCGCTCTGTTTCAATTTAAAGTCTTTCATCGTGCCGGTGAGCCTTGTTTGCGCTGCGGCGAGATGATTGAGAAAACGATGATTTCGTCTAGACCGTTTTATTGGTGCCCGAATTGCCAGCGGTGA